One Nostoc punctiforme PCC 73102 DNA window includes the following coding sequences:
- a CDS encoding carboxymuconolactone decarboxylase family protein: MTNTPQKDKTQSSVRISEAAHKNHEELFPNHKSTLKVTDPELIEVFDNFAFDEVIAESKLDTKTRIMLILASIIGNQAVSEYRVMVGAALNVGVTPVEIKEILYQSVPYVGMAKAFDFVHATNEVMSSRGIQLPLEGQSTTSPETRYDKGLAIQKAVFGETIDQMYERSPKDQLHIQRFLSANCFGDYYTRNGVDISVRELITLSILIALGGVESQIKWHIQGNLNVGNGKDILLDLITQLLPWVGYPRTLNVLKCLNEVATE; the protein is encoded by the coding sequence ATGACAAATACACCGCAGAAGGACAAAACTCAATCCTCTGTGAGGATAAGTGAAGCGGCACATAAAAACCATGAGGAACTCTTTCCAAACCACAAATCGACCCTGAAAGTAACCGATCCTGAACTGATCGAAGTCTTTGACAACTTCGCCTTCGACGAAGTAATTGCTGAGAGCAAGCTGGATACAAAGACAAGGATCATGCTGATTCTAGCGTCTATCATCGGCAACCAGGCAGTAAGCGAATACAGAGTTATGGTGGGCGCTGCGCTCAATGTCGGAGTAACGCCGGTTGAAATCAAGGAGATCCTGTATCAGTCGGTACCTTACGTAGGTATGGCGAAAGCATTTGACTTCGTTCATGCCACTAATGAAGTAATGTCCAGCAGGGGCATTCAATTACCGTTGGAAGGGCAATCGACCACCAGCCCGGAAACACGCTACGACAAAGGGCTGGCAATACAGAAAGCTGTGTTCGGCGAGACGATCGATCAAATGTATGAGCGATCGCCCAAAGACCAGCTACACATTCAAAGGTTTCTGTCTGCCAATTGCTTTGGCGATTATTATACCCGCAATGGCGTAGACATAAGTGTCAGGGAACTCATCACACTGTCCATCCTCATTGCTCTGGGCGGGGTTGAATCACAGATAAAGTGGCACATTCAAGGCAACCTGAATGTCGGAAACGGCAAAGACATACTGCTGGATCTGATTACACAATTGTTGCCCTGGGTGGGATATCCCCGAACCCTGAATGT
- a CDS encoding aldo/keto reductase has product METVIWKSRRSGWALNYAYSHTLDKQESISLLQAVVPIPGTTKLSRLEENIVAADIELTQDELKSIDEALAQITVEGDRYPEALEKRTGL; this is encoded by the coding sequence TTGGAAACAGTAATCTGGAAGTCTCGGCGATCGGGCTGGGCGTTGAACTATGCCTACAGCCATACCCTCGACAAGCAAGAAAGTATCTCCCTGCTCCAAGCCGTGGTGCCCATTCCCGGCACAACTAAATTGAGCCGCCTGGAAGAAAACATTGTGGCAGCGGACATCGAGCTGACGCAGGACGAATTGAAGAGCATCGACGAGGCATTGGCGCAAATTACAGTGGAAGGCGATCGCTATCCAGAAGCGTTGGAAAAGCGAACGGGATTATAG